Within Candidatus Zixiibacteriota bacterium, the genomic segment AAACCCATGCCGTCGATGAAGGTCACGTTGTTCTTGATCGCCGTTTCGTGAATCCAGTCGCCGTATTCATCGAGCGTCATCCCGGCGGGCAACTCCAATCCCTCGACTTCGTAGGCGTCCGGACGCCGGTGGTACTCCTCGAGCATGTCGACGATGTTCAGGCCGTTTTCGACGGCGCAGTGGGCGACCTTGTAGCTCGTCTTGCGGTCCGGCATCGCCAGCGCACCGACGTCGTAGCCGCGCATCACTTCCGCCAGCGCCGCCTTGTCGTTGACGTCCACCACGATCGGGACAATCTTGTCGCTCCCGATCCACTGCTTGACCTTCTCGAGCGCATCCAGTCGGCGACCGGTAATCCCGATCGTTGTAATGCTGTCGTCTTTGGCCAAATCCCAGGCCACGGCCGATCCAATTTTCCCGGAGCCTCCAAACACGAGGGCTTTCATCGCGCAACTCCTTCCATTTGTGAATGTCTAAATGGCCACGGACACTGTGAAATCGAAACTCTTTCCCATTCGATCCCATCCACCTCAGGCCACACGGATTGTGTTCTCTCTCAAGTTGCTACGGGCAAGCGGCACATGGCGGCTGCCCGCCGGCGAAAATGTAATTGATCAGGTAGACCGCATCCGAGATGCTGACGGCGCCGCTGCAATCGGCATCGCCGGACAGCAACGGATCAGGCGCCGGCCCGCCGGCAAAGATATAGTTGATCAAGTACACCGCATCCGAAATCGAAATCGCGCCGGAACCGTCGGCATCGCCGCAGACATAGCTCGGCTCGGTTTCGTAGATGGTGATCAAAGTGTCGCTGGGCACCGTGACCAGGACCCGCACGGTATCGGACGGCCAACGCACAATCAGTGAATCGATTGTGGTCGCCGCACCGACTCCGAATGCCGCCAGGGGCGGACTCTGATTCCAGCCACCGGAGACCGTCGTGATCTCGCGAATTTGTTGTTCTCCGCCTGTGACAATTCGCACCCGCGCCCCGATACTGCTCTTGTTTGAAATCGTACCCACCGCCTTAACCTGCAGCCAGTGGTTGTCATCACCAACCTCGTTGCGGAACAACCGACTGCGGCAACTGGAGCCGTAGGTATTGGCAAGATACATGTCCAGGTCGCCGTCGCGATCAAAGTCAGCCCACACGCCGCCGCGGCCGTAGCAGCCCAAGTCCTGCAACGGATTGATCAGGGCACCGCTGTAGGCGACGACGAAGACTCCGGCGCCGTCGTTGCGATAGAGTTGATTCGGCTCACTGGCACCGTTTGTCACGTAGAGGTCCAGGTCGCCGTCGTTGTCGTAGTCCGCCCAGGCGCAACCCATCGTGTAATACCAATCGTTCATCACCGCCGGAGTCACATCGGTGAAGGTACCGCCACCGTCATTGCGAAAGAGTTTATTGCTCAAGCCCGACCAGTAAACGGCGACGAACAAATCGAGGTCACCGTCGTTGTCATAGTCGCCCCACTCCGCGGAGTAACTGTGCGAGGCGATCGCCAGGGCCGACGGCGTGACGTTCGTGAATGTCCCGTTGTCATTGCGCAGGAGTTTGCTCGGACCATTGAAATTCGCCAGATAGACATCGGGATCGTTATCGTTGTCGTAGTCACCCCAGGCCGTCATCTGGGTCTGCAGCGTATCGTTCAACGGTCCGGCGCCGACATCGACGAATCCCGAAGTCTCGTCATTGCGAAACAGCTTGTTGGCTGACGACAACTGCGACAGACAGAGATCAAGATCACCATCCGTGTCGTAATCGACCCACGCGGCGCCGGCACTGCTAAGGCCGTCATTCAGCGGCGCACTGGAAACGTCGGTGAAGGCGCCGCCACCGTTGTTGCGGTAAAGTTTGTTGGCGCGATTGTCGTTGCGTGAAATGTAAACGTCCTGGTCACCGTCATTGTCGTAATCGCCCCAGACCCCCAGCATCCCCGTGGCTGCTGTTCCCATATTGCTCGGGGTTACCTCGGTGAATGTCCCACCGTCATTGCGAAACAGGTGGCTGGAGTCGGGGTCGTACATCATGGTCAGGAACAGGTCAAAGTCCTGATCGTTGTCGTAGTCGGCCCATGATGTTGCTGCGATCGATCCGTAGCGCGACAAGATGCGGGGGGTAACCTCATTCCATTCCGGCGGCGTAGCGATCTGGGCGAAGGCTGCCTGCAGATTGGGACGGCCGCCGATATTTCCCGCCGGTGGTGTGACTTGTGCTGTAGCCGTGTTCTTGAGTACGCTGCGCAGGATCGCCGGCGTCAGCGTCCGGCCGTGTCCGCCAATTCCTTTCCATCGCCCGACACAACTCGCCACGGCGCCGGCAACGATCGGCGCCGCACTCGATGTGCCCGCGAAGGTTTTGGTGAAGGCGTAATTCGCGCCTTCGCTGTTGTAGGCATCCCCGTAGCCGGTTGTGAAGACATCTTCACCCCAGCCCTGCAGATCAAAGCGGCCGCCATAACTGGAAAACGACAGTCGCTGCAAATCGCCTTCGGTGTACGTTCCGCCGGGATAGGCGCCGCCGGCGCCGACGATAATCGCTCCGGAGCCGTTGGGATGCCAGTTCAGCATATCCGTGTTATAGGCTCCGTTGCCTCCCGTTTCGACTACGTGAATCCCGTTCGTGACCGCGTTGACGATCGCCGTGAATACCGGATTCCAGCTCTGGTTGTTGACATCCCCCCACCACTCGATCGGGATATATTGCCCGACCCCGTTGTAGTCCCACTGCTGCTCCACCAGTATCACATCCCCCGCATCGAGCTGCGTTGCCGCTAACGCAATCGCCCCGGCGACATTCCATTCCGGCGCCGGGCTCCCATAGTACGTCCCGCAGGTTTTCAGGGCGGATCCATAGCAGATCCCCGTCGTCCCCCAGCCGTTGTTGTCGGAGCACATTACGCCAATCACCGCCGTCCCGTGATTGTCATCAGTGAACGGGTCGACGACGTTGCTGTTGATCTGCGAGCCGGACGCTTTCGTGACGTCCGCGTGATTGTAGTTCCAGCTGTATTCGAGATCGCACACCGTGACTCCGGTGCCGGTACCGCCGGTCTGCGTCCAGGCATACTGCGCGTCGATGCCGACGGGTGTCGCACTCGCCGGCCGCAGATAGCCCTGGCCGGTGTCGAACGGCGGCGGCACCATCGGCGGCCGCATCGGCTTGGGCACCGGCCGCGCCCACTCGATCTCGGCCAACGCCTCAAGCTCCCGGCAGAGTTGCCACAGGTCTTGCTTGCCCTCTAAGCGAACGCGATAGATGTTGTTGAGGTTGCGAACTTCCTGGCCGGTACTCTGCTCCCCTTGTGCCTGCATTTCGTCCAGCCGTTCTTCGCCAATCCCGCAACTGCGACGCCACTCGCGAACGCCTTTGCCGCTCAGAACTGCCTCCACCGCACGCAGTGATCGCCCCGCGATCTCAACCGCCTTTCCTCCCCGCATCCGCACTTTTAGTTCCGGTGCGAAGATCACTTCAATCAAGTCATCCTCGCTCGCATAACGCGGAACCATTGACGATTCCAGCTGCGTCGGATCTTGTTCAGATCCCGGTGGCCCTGAAGACACCGATGAATTTCCGGCACCGGCGGCCAACCCTGCGACCAACACCAATACCGGCGCTAACAGTGATGGTCTCAGGCTCCTAATTCGTCGATTGCGCATTTCTGCCACCCTCCGCTTGTATGACTCAAATCCGTGGGGACTGCAATCCGCTCCCTTCGATGTGAAGGCGGGCAGTATTTAGCAACGGAAGATGAGAGTGGGGCAGCGACGTAGAAAGACCCGCCTACGTCTGCCGGACTTTCATTCCCCTGAGTCGAAATGAGTCCCTACATCACCATAATCGACATTTTTCTCGCTATTGTCAATTGACGTTTCGGGCTGTTCGCAACCTCAGTTCAGTTCCTTTCCGCAAGTCTTCTGCACTCGCATTTCCGCTCGGTGCGCCGGCCTCTTCTCCGGGCGCTGCTGTCGGTATCTTATTGATGGATCGCACGTTGCGAAATCAAGCGTGCGGCAGGGTGCAGAGCATCGCCAAAACGATCGGGGCAGCCAATGCCCTTGATCAACCGCCCGCGACCGGAGTTGGATCGCCGGAGCGGTCGCCCGCCCTCGATCCGGCGGCGGAACTTCGCCGGCTGCGAATAGGTATCGAATTGCTCAAGAAACAACTTGATGAATAACGGCGATGAGGAGAGGCTGAGCGAGAACCTCTAAAACGGATGCAGTAAATAGAACACCAGCGACAGCGCCGCCAGCAGCCACTGGATCAGGTTGACCTGGCGTACCCGCCCGGTCAACAGCTTGAGCAACGGCCAGACGATGAACCCGGTCGTCATGCCGATGCCGATGTTGTAGGTGAAGCTCATCAGCGTGATTGTCAGAAACGCCGGGATCAATTCGGTGTAGTCGTCAAAATCGATCCTGCGCACCGAGGCGATCATAAACGACCCGACAATAATACAGGCCGAGCCGTAAGCCGCCGCCGGCACTGCCGTCAACAGCGGCGAGAAGAAGAGCGCCAGCAAGAATAATCCCGTCACCACCAGCGCTGTAAATCCGGTACGCCCGCCCTCTTCAATTCCCGCCGCCGATTCGATGTAGGCCCCGGTCGTCGTTGTCCCCAGCACCGGTGCGACTGTCGTCGCGATTGCATCCGCCAGCATCGGCCGGTCGATATCCGGCAGATTGCCTTTGTCATCCAGCAAATTCGCCCGCGCCGACAATCCCAGCAGCGTGCCGATCGTATCGACGAACGCCATCACAAAAATCATCACCACCACGGCAATCCCGGTCGCACTCAGCGCGCCCCGCAAATCCAGTTTGCCGAACACCGGCGCCAGGCTCGGCGGCGCGCTGACAATCCCTTGCGGCAGCGAGCCGGGGATGATGATGAAGTACAATCCGGTCGTGACCAACATGCCGATCAAGATTGCGCCCCGTACCTTCAACGCCAGCAACGCACCGATCAGGATGATGCAGAATATCGCGAGCAACACGGCTGGATTGGTCATATCCCCGACCGTCACCGGCGCCCCCGACACGCCCAGACGCACCAGCCCGGTCTCGTTGAATCCGATGAAGGCCAGGAAAATCCCCATCCCCACCGCGAAACTGTATTTCAAAGTCAGCGGGATCGACTCGGCAAACTTCTTGCGCAATTTGGTCACCGTCAGGATGATGAAAATCACTCCCGCCAGAAACACCGCCGCCAGCGCCATCTGCCAGGTCAGACCCATCACTCCCACGACCGTGTAAGCGACAAATGCGTTTTCGCACATGTACGGCGCAATTGCAAACGGACGATTCGCCAAAAACGCCATCACGATGGTGCCGAACGCCGCCGCCAAGATCGTCGCCGTCGTCGAGGCTTCGCGCGGAATCCCTCCCGCCGCCAGAATGGCGGGATTCACAATGATAATGTAGGCGAGGGTCAGGAAGGTCGTGATGCCGGCCAGCGTCTCGCGCCGGTAGGTCGTTCCGAATTCCGCAAATCGAAAGAACCGTTCCACGGACCGGAAGATAGACCATCTGCCATACATTTCAATTAAAATGTCCCCCTGCGACCAGTGATCACTGTCTCATCTGATGCCGGCTCCAGTTTTCGGCGCGAGTGTCGTCGTCTATTATAGCGAAGGTCAAACCGACCAACATCCTTGCGAATGACCAGACCGAATTTCTCAAAGCTGCGCACTCCCCCGAATCAACACTCAACTTTCCCATTCGTAACCACTTACGGGTTCTGACGGTGCCCCGGCCGATCGATTCCCCTGCCTTCGACGGATTACACCCCTTGACAACCCCGCTGACCGTTCTATATTAGATTTAAATAGCATACTTCAATCAAGGTCTTTTTGTCCAACATATCCCGTCTTGTCCAACTCGGCTCGGGAGGGAGAAATTCTATGAGCAAAGCGTTACGGTTTGCCATGATCGTCGGCATGACCACGATCCTGGCATTGGGATTACTTTTCCAGCAAGGCACGGCTGAGCCGAACGCCTGGACGATCGTCGCCACCTATCAGATCCCCAACGACGCTTCCGGGCTCGCCTGGGACGGCACTAATCTCTATTGCGGCATCTACGGAACCGCCGGGAGTAACATCTACCGCATCAACCCGGCGAACGGTTCTTACGTGCTTCAATGCACCGGCCCACAGGCCGACGCCTATGGCCTGACCTTTGACGGCACTGATCTTTGGACGACCGATCATCCGAGTTCCTCGCAACCTGCCAAAGCGATGGAGTTCTCGCTCAGCGGCGTCCCCGGCGCGCAGTTCAACCTGCCCGCCACTTACATCTCAGGTATCGCCTATGACAATGGCAACTTCTGGGTCACGCGCTATTACCCCGACCCCAGCCAGGTCTACAAGGTCAACAGTGCCGGCACTGTCCTTAAACAATTCCAGGCGCCCGACAACCAGCCCTGGGACTTGTGTCTCGCCAACGGCACACTCTGGATCGCCGACTACTGGGGCGACAAGCTGTACCAGGTCGACACCGCCTCCGGCGCGCTGCTGGACAGCCACTCTTCGGAGTCAGTTGATCCGGCCGGCATCGTCTGGGACGGTCAGTACCTCTGGTACTGTGACGAAGGCGCTTCCAGCAGCTATGACAAGCTCTACAAGATCGATCTCTCCGGCGGCGGCACACCTGATATCGACATCCCGGCGACCAGCCATGACTTCGGCTCAGTCGTCTTGACCACCAAGGCCACCTGGAATTGCGTAATTCAGAATCTCGGGACGGCCAGTCTCGTCGTTGACAGCGTCAAGATCAGTGGCTCGCCCTACATCACCTGTCCCAGCGTCTTCCCGCTGACAATCCCGGTCTCAGGCGGCGACAGCATCGCAATCAACTACGAGCCGACTCTCCTGGGTCCATTGGCCGCAACCGTCACGGTCTACTGCAATGACCTGATCACCCCGACGGTGCCGTTGACCCTGACCGGCTTCGCTGTCAACTCCGGCCCCGATGTCTTCCCGTTGGCGAACTCGCACGACTACGGCAACGTCCGCGTGCGTTCGTATCCGCTCTGGACCATGGAAATCCAGAACACCGGCACCGAGGTCCTCTCGATCAGCGACATCAGTTCGACCGACGCGAATTTCTACATCGATAGCCGCGTCACCTACCCGTTGCTCGTCGATCCCCTCGATACGGTCAGAGTCCCGCTCTGGTTCTGGCCGCAGGCGCCGATCATCTACAAGACCACGATCATCATCACCAGCAACGATCCCACCAGCCCCTTCCAGTTTGATCTGGACGGTGCCGGCGCTATTCAGGAGCACTCGATCGGCGACACCCTCTGGAGCTTCATGATCACCACCGGGTGGGATCCGAGCCCGAAAGCGATCATGCCGATCGCCGATATCAACGGCGATGCCATGCCCGATGTCATCGTCTGCTCAGAGGACGGCTTCGTTCGCGCCTTTAACGGCAATGCCTCCGGCGCCGGCGATATCATCTGGGAGCATGCGCTCGCCGCCGGTTCGATCTACAACCAGAACAGCCTGATCGTCATCCCCGACATCGATGAAGACACTTATCCCGACGTCGTCGTCGGTTCCTCCTGGGGCGGACGCTATATCGCGGCCATTTCGGGACGGCTCGGCAATACGATTTGGACGCACTATACTACCAACTACGGCGACGGCGGCTGGATCTACCAGGTCGACGCTCGCTTCGACTACAACAACGACGGTTCGCTCGATGTGCTGGCCGCCACCGGCGATGACGCCGACGGTATCGGCCCCCGGCGCGCCTATTGCCTGAACGGTCTGACCGGCGTGCCGATCTGGGAATGCCTGCTGAACGGCCCGGTCTTCAGCGTCATCGGCGCCTCCGACTTCACCGGCGACGGCAAACCTGATGCCGTTGCCGGCGCTTCCAATGCCGACGAAACCCAGGGCTTCGTCTACGGCATCAACGGCACCAACGGTGCGATCTTCTGGACCCACCCGGTCTCCGGCTCCTCCGTCTGGGCGCTGGCCCAGCTCAACGACGCTAACGGCGACGGTACCGCCGACCTGATGAGCGGCGATTTCAGTTACACCACCGGCGTCGCTGAAATCCTGAACGCCCGTACCGGCGCCATGCTCTACCAACAGTCGGCCCTCGGCTCGATGCTCAACCTGGTTCCGATCGGCGACGTCAACGCCGACGGCTACGTCGACATTATGCCCGCCCATACCTCGCCCACGGCGAATGCTCTCAGCGGCAAGGACTGCTCCTTCATCTGGTCGCAGTCGATCCCCGACAAACCCTGGTGCGTCTCCGCCACCAACGATCTGGATGATGACGGCCACAACGACGTCGTCTTCGGCACGCTCTACTCCAACAACTACGCCTTTTTCATGAGCGGCCTTAACGGCTCGACCCTCATGAGCGTGCCGTTCCAGTCGCCGGTCGATGCCGCGCACGCGATTCCCGACGTCGTCGGCGACGTCTCCTACGAACTGGTGATCGGCGGCCGTAACGGTGAGTTGGTCTGCTATTCCGGCGGCACCGAGGCCTCGCCGAACCAGGCGCCGTATCAGGCCTCGAATCCGAACCCGGCCGATGGCGCGACCGGCGTCGCCTTGACGCCAACCATGACCTGGACCGGCGGCGACCCCGATGCCGGCGATCCGGTATACTACGACGTCTATTTCGGCACGTCACTGCCCCTCAATCTCATTAGTCCGAATCAGCCGGCCGCCTCCTATACTCCCGGACCGCTGGTCGGCAATCAAACCTATCTGTGGCGCATCGACACCAAAGACCTGCTCGGCGCTCTGACCCCCGGGGTGACTTGGTCCTTCAAAACTCAGGGTGACTATCTCTGCGGCGATGCCGACGGCAGCGCGGCAGTAAACATCTCCGATGCCGTCTATTTGATCAGCTACATCTTTGCCGGCGGCCCGGCGCCCAACCCCATTTTGTCCGGTGATGCAGATTGTAGCGGCGCGATCAGTATCTCCGATGCGGTGTACCTGATCACCTACATCTTTTCCGGTGGCCCGGCGCCCTGTGCGACCTGCAAG encodes:
- a CDS encoding saccharopine dehydrogenase NADP-binding domain-containing protein, whose protein sequence is MKALVFGGSGKIGSAVAWDLAKDDSITTIGITGRRLDALEKVKQWIGSDKIVPIVVDVNDKAALAEVMRGYDVGALAMPDRKTSYKVAHCAVENGLNIVDMLEEYHRRPDAYEVEGLELPAGMTLDEYGDWIHETAIKNNVTFIDGMGFAPGLSNVTLGEGMRKIDKSEIAVARVGGIPSKK
- a CDS encoding VCBS repeat-containing protein, with the protein product MVPRYASEDDLIEVIFAPELKVRMRGGKAVEIAGRSLRAVEAVLSGKGVREWRRSCGIGEERLDEMQAQGEQSTGQEVRNLNNIYRVRLEGKQDLWQLCRELEALAEIEWARPVPKPMRPPMVPPPFDTGQGYLRPASATPVGIDAQYAWTQTGGTGTGVTVCDLEYSWNYNHADVTKASGSQINSNVVDPFTDDNHGTAVIGVMCSDNNGWGTTGICYGSALKTCGTYYGSPAPEWNVAGAIALAATQLDAGDVILVEQQWDYNGVGQYIPIEWWGDVNNQSWNPVFTAIVNAVTNGIHVVETGGNGAYNTDMLNWHPNGSGAIIVGAGGAYPGGTYTEGDLQRLSFSSYGGRFDLQGWGEDVFTTGYGDAYNSEGANYAFTKTFAGTSSAAPIVAGAVASCVGRWKGIGGHGRTLTPAILRSVLKNTATAQVTPPAGNIGGRPNLQAAFAQIATPPEWNEVTPRILSRYGSIAATSWADYDNDQDFDLFLTMMYDPDSSHLFRNDGGTFTEVTPSNMGTAATGMLGVWGDYDNDGDQDVYISRNDNRANKLYRNNGGGAFTDVSSAPLNDGLSSAGAAWVDYDTDGDLDLCLSQLSSANKLFRNDETSGFVDVGAGPLNDTLQTQMTAWGDYDNDNDPDVYLANFNGPSKLLRNDNGTFTNVTPSALAIASHSYSAEWGDYDNDGDLDLFVAVYWSGLSNKLFRNDGGGTFTDVTPAVMNDWYYTMGCAWADYDNDGDLDLYVTNGASEPNQLYRNDGAGVFVVAYSGALINPLQDLGCYGRGGVWADFDRDGDLDMYLANTYGSSCRSRLFRNEVGDDNHWLQVKAVGTISNKSSIGARVRIVTGGEQQIREITTVSGGWNQSPPLAAFGVGAATTIDSLIVRWPSDTVRVLVTVPSDTLITIYETEPSYVCGDADGSGAISISDAVYLINYIFAGGPAPDPLLSGDADCSGAVSISDAVYLINYIFAGGQPPCAACP
- a CDS encoding NCS2 family permease — its product is MYGRWSIFRSVERFFRFAEFGTTYRRETLAGITTFLTLAYIIIVNPAILAAGGIPREASTTATILAAAFGTIVMAFLANRPFAIAPYMCENAFVAYTVVGVMGLTWQMALAAVFLAGVIFIILTVTKLRKKFAESIPLTLKYSFAVGMGIFLAFIGFNETGLVRLGVSGAPVTVGDMTNPAVLLAIFCIILIGALLALKVRGAILIGMLVTTGLYFIIIPGSLPQGIVSAPPSLAPVFGKLDLRGALSATGIAVVVMIFVMAFVDTIGTLLGLSARANLLDDKGNLPDIDRPMLADAIATTVAPVLGTTTTGAYIESAAGIEEGGRTGFTALVVTGLFLLALFFSPLLTAVPAAAYGSACIIVGSFMIASVRRIDFDDYTELIPAFLTITLMSFTYNIGIGMTTGFIVWPLLKLLTGRVRQVNLIQWLLAALSLVFYLLHPF
- a CDS encoding VCBS repeat-containing protein — encoded protein: MSKALRFAMIVGMTTILALGLLFQQGTAEPNAWTIVATYQIPNDASGLAWDGTNLYCGIYGTAGSNIYRINPANGSYVLQCTGPQADAYGLTFDGTDLWTTDHPSSSQPAKAMEFSLSGVPGAQFNLPATYISGIAYDNGNFWVTRYYPDPSQVYKVNSAGTVLKQFQAPDNQPWDLCLANGTLWIADYWGDKLYQVDTASGALLDSHSSESVDPAGIVWDGQYLWYCDEGASSSYDKLYKIDLSGGGTPDIDIPATSHDFGSVVLTTKATWNCVIQNLGTASLVVDSVKISGSPYITCPSVFPLTIPVSGGDSIAINYEPTLLGPLAATVTVYCNDLITPTVPLTLTGFAVNSGPDVFPLANSHDYGNVRVRSYPLWTMEIQNTGTEVLSISDISSTDANFYIDSRVTYPLLVDPLDTVRVPLWFWPQAPIIYKTTIIITSNDPTSPFQFDLDGAGAIQEHSIGDTLWSFMITTGWDPSPKAIMPIADINGDAMPDVIVCSEDGFVRAFNGNASGAGDIIWEHALAAGSIYNQNSLIVIPDIDEDTYPDVVVGSSWGGRYIAAISGRLGNTIWTHYTTNYGDGGWIYQVDARFDYNNDGSLDVLAATGDDADGIGPRRAYCLNGLTGVPIWECLLNGPVFSVIGASDFTGDGKPDAVAGASNADETQGFVYGINGTNGAIFWTHPVSGSSVWALAQLNDANGDGTADLMSGDFSYTTGVAEILNARTGAMLYQQSALGSMLNLVPIGDVNADGYVDIMPAHTSPTANALSGKDCSFIWSQSIPDKPWCVSATNDLDDDGHNDVVFGTLYSNNYAFFMSGLNGSTLMSVPFQSPVDAAHAIPDVVGDVSYELVIGGRNGELVCYSGGTEASPNQAPYQASNPNPADGATGVALTPTMTWTGGDPDAGDPVYYDVYFGTSLPLNLISPNQPAASYTPGPLVGNQTYLWRIDTKDLLGALTPGVTWSFKTQGDYLCGDADGSAAVNISDAVYLISYIFAGGPAPNPILSGDADCSGAISISDAVYLITYIFSGGPAPCATCK